From the genome of Hathewaya histolytica, one region includes:
- the fabK gene encoding enoyl-[acyl-carrier-protein] reductase FabK has protein sequence MFNYRLCEILDIKYPIFQGGMAWVADSSLASAVSNAGGLGLIAAGNAPTEYVREEIRKAKTLTDKIFGVNIMLLSPYADEIAELVCEEGIRVITTGAGNPGKYMDRWKEHGIKVIPVVASVALAKRMERAGADALIVEGCEAGGHVGELTTMVAVPQVVDAVNIPVIAAGGIGDGRGVAAAFMLGASGVQLGTRFLVAKECTIHENYKHKVINAKDIDTVVTGRATGHPVRVIRNKLSRRFVTMEKEGVDKEELDKLGAGTLRKAAREGEVQEGSVMAGQVAGLIKKEQSCSEIIEEIFIEFQNSIRSFGED, from the coding sequence ATGTTTAATTATAGACTATGCGAAATTCTAGATATAAAATACCCTATATTTCAAGGGGGAATGGCCTGGGTTGCTGATAGTTCACTTGCATCTGCTGTATCTAATGCAGGTGGACTTGGTTTAATTGCTGCTGGAAATGCACCTACAGAGTATGTAAGGGAAGAAATAAGGAAAGCTAAAACGCTTACCGATAAAATTTTTGGAGTAAATATTATGCTTTTAAGCCCATATGCTGATGAAATTGCGGAACTTGTTTGCGAGGAAGGTATAAGAGTGATTACTACTGGTGCAGGCAATCCAGGTAAGTACATGGATAGGTGGAAGGAACATGGAATAAAGGTTATTCCTGTAGTAGCTTCTGTAGCTTTAGCTAAGAGAATGGAAAGAGCTGGGGCTGATGCTTTAATTGTAGAGGGATGTGAGGCAGGAGGGCATGTCGGGGAACTTACAACTATGGTAGCAGTACCACAAGTTGTAGATGCTGTTAATATACCTGTTATTGCTGCAGGTGGCATAGGAGATGGAAGAGGTGTGGCAGCAGCATTTATGCTAGGAGCTAGTGGGGTACAGTTAGGAACTAGATTTTTAGTAGCAAAGGAATGTACAATTCATGAAAATTATAAACATAAGGTTATAAATGCAAAGGATATAGATACTGTAGTTACGGGTAGAGCCACAGGACATCCCGTTAGAGTAATTAGAAATAAATTATCGAGAAGGTTTGTGACTATGGAGAAAGAAGGGGTAGATAAAGAGGAGCTTGATAAGCTAGGTGCTGGAACTTTAAGAAAAGCAGCAAGGGAAGGTGAAGTACAAGAAGGCTCTGTTATGGCGGGCCAGGTTGCTGGATTAATAAAAAAGGAACAGAGCTGTAGTGAAATTATAGAAGAAATATTTATTGAATTTCAAAATAGTATAAGAAGTTTTGGGGAGGATTAG
- the fabG gene encoding 3-oxoacyl-[acyl-carrier-protein] reductase: MLNGKVAIVTGASRGIGKSIALKLAEMGANIVVNYRKSTELIEDCLKEIKAKGVEAIGVECDVSKFESVETLVKKSLEYFGKIDILINNAGITKDTLLLRMKEEDFDNVIDVNLKGTFNCVRQVVPVMLKQRNGSIINISSVVGLVGNPGQLNYASSKAGVIGLTKSLAKEVGSRGITVNAIAPGFIKTDMTEVLSEKVKEEVKKLIPLKRMGSAEDVANMVAFLVSEKGSYITGQVINVDGGMVM, translated from the coding sequence ATGTTAAATGGTAAAGTAGCTATAGTTACAGGTGCTAGCAGAGGAATTGGAAAATCTATAGCTTTAAAGCTTGCAGAAATGGGAGCTAATATAGTTGTTAACTATAGAAAAAGTACAGAATTAATAGAGGATTGTTTGAAGGAAATAAAGGCTAAAGGTGTAGAAGCCATCGGCGTAGAATGTGATGTATCGAAATTTGAATCTGTAGAAACTTTAGTAAAGAAGAGTTTGGAGTATTTTGGTAAAATTGATATATTGATAAATAATGCTGGAATAACAAAAGATACACTTTTACTAAGAATGAAGGAAGAGGATTTTGATAATGTTATAGATGTAAATTTAAAAGGAACTTTTAACTGTGTACGACAGGTAGTTCCTGTAATGTTAAAGCAAAGGAATGGAAGTATTATAAATATTTCTTCCGTAGTGGGATTAGTAGGCAATCCAGGACAATTAAACTATGCATCTTCTAAGGCGGGAGTAATAGGTTTAACTAAGTCACTTGCTAAAGAAGTTGGAAGCAGAGGAATAACAGTAAATGCAATAGCACCAGGATTTATAAAAACTGATATGACAGAAGTACTTTCAGAAAAGGTAAAAGAAGAGGTTAAAAAACTTATACCACTTAAAAGAATGGGGAGTGCAGAAGATGTTGCAAATATGGTAGCCTTTTTAGTTTCAGAGAAAGGGTCTTATATAACCGGACAAGTTATTAATGTAGATGGTGGTATGGTGATGTAA
- the acpP gene encoding acyl carrier protein, with translation MIFEKVKNVIINQLGVEEEEIKLESKLIEDLGVDSLEIFEIVMSLEEEFDVEIPNEDIEGIKTVGEVVSYIEKKTK, from the coding sequence ATGATATTTGAAAAAGTGAAAAATGTTATTATTAATCAATTAGGTGTTGAAGAAGAAGAAATCAAATTAGAGTCAAAATTAATTGAAGATTTAGGAGTAGATTCTCTTGAAATATTTGAAATTGTTATGTCCCTAGAAGAGGAATTCGATGTCGAGATTCCAAATGAGGATATAGAAGGTATAAAAACTGTAGGTGAGGTTGTTAGCTATATAGAAAAAAAGACAAAATAA
- a CDS encoding beta-ketoacyl-ACP synthase III: protein MLKTNILGMGMYVPEKVLTNEELSNMVDTSDQWITSRTGIKERRISEGESVVDLACKAAKAAINNSGIHPLDIDLILVSTSSPKSFFPSAACEVQNMLGAKNAVAFDILAACSGFVYALSCAKAYINSGMYKTVLIIGAEVLSKVVDWKDRNTCVLFGDGASAMIIGEGSKEEIIDVILGSDGSGASVLTCGNMDFSTPFTKELHRDFEKIKMNGKEVFKFAVTKVDKCIRELLDKNEETLDNIDYIVCHQANYRIIEAVAKRLSLSMDRFYVNLQAYGNTSSASIGIALSEMREDGILKSGTKIIIVGFGSGLTWGGALIEL, encoded by the coding sequence ATGTTAAAGACAAATATTCTGGGTATGGGTATGTATGTGCCTGAGAAAGTACTTACTAATGAAGAACTATCAAATATGGTGGATACTAGTGACCAATGGATAACTTCAAGAACAGGGATTAAAGAAAGAAGGATAAGTGAGGGCGAAAGTGTGGTAGACCTTGCTTGTAAAGCAGCTAAAGCTGCTATAAACAATTCAGGTATACATCCTTTAGATATAGACTTGATATTGGTAAGTACATCTTCACCTAAATCTTTTTTTCCATCAGCTGCTTGTGAAGTGCAAAATATGCTTGGGGCTAAAAATGCTGTGGCTTTTGATATTTTGGCTGCGTGTTCAGGCTTTGTTTATGCACTTTCTTGTGCAAAGGCTTATATTAATAGTGGTATGTATAAAACTGTTCTAATTATAGGTGCTGAAGTGCTATCAAAGGTTGTTGATTGGAAAGATAGAAATACTTGTGTTCTATTTGGTGATGGGGCATCTGCCATGATAATAGGTGAAGGAAGTAAGGAAGAAATTATAGATGTTATATTAGGATCAGATGGTAGTGGTGCAAGTGTCCTAACTTGTGGAAATATGGATTTTTCTACACCTTTTACGAAAGAGTTACATAGGGATTTTGAAAAAATAAAGATGAATGGTAAGGAAGTTTTTAAGTTTGCTGTTACTAAGGTAGATAAATGCATAAGAGAACTCTTAGATAAGAATGAAGAAACTCTAGATAATATAGACTATATAGTATGTCATCAAGCAAATTATAGAATAATAGAAGCGGTGGCTAAAAGATTATCTCTTAGCATGGATAGGTTTTATGTAAATTTACAAGCCTATGGCAATACTTCCAGTGCAAGTATTGGAATTGCTTTAAGTGAAATGAGAGAAGATGGAATTTTAAAAAGTGGGACAAAAATAATCATAGTTGGCTTTGGTTCAGGATTAACTTGGGGTGGGGCACTAATAGAACTATGA
- the accB gene encoding acetyl-CoA carboxylase biotin carboxyl carrier protein yields MNYKEIENLIKVLSDSSLTYLEIEKEGFFIKMGKDLGGVKVQENLPISTINVMNESKALDDKEEIQYDKKEIIEDKSFNIESIKENKESLHTIESPIVGTFYCSSTPDGEAFVKPGQKVSKGDTLCIIEAMKLMNEINSDVEGVIEEILVKNEDMVEYGQPLFKIKK; encoded by the coding sequence ATGAATTATAAAGAGATAGAAAATCTTATAAAGGTTTTAAGTGATTCAAGTTTAACCTACTTAGAAATTGAAAAAGAAGGTTTCTTTATTAAAATGGGCAAAGATTTAGGCGGAGTTAAAGTTCAAGAAAATCTACCCATAAGTACAATAAATGTTATGAATGAGAGTAAGGCCTTAGATGATAAAGAAGAAATTCAGTATGATAAAAAAGAAATTATAGAAGATAAAAGTTTTAACATAGAAAGTATAAAGGAAAATAAAGAAAGCTTACATACTATAGAATCGCCTATAGTAGGAACTTTTTATTGTTCGTCCACCCCAGATGGAGAAGCTTTTGTAAAGCCTGGTCAGAAAGTAAGCAAAGGCGACACTCTATGCATAATTGAGGCTATGAAACTTATGAATGAAATAAATAGTGATGTAGAAGGAGTTATAGAAGAAATATTAGTTAAAAATGAAGACATGGTAGAGTATGGTCAGCCTTTATTTAAGATTAAAAAATAA
- the fabF gene encoding beta-ketoacyl-ACP synthase II, translating to MSNRVVVTGMGAITPIGNNVEEFWDSAKIGKCGIDKITHFSLDKHKVSLAGEIKNLDLEKYMDRRDAKRMDRYCKLAMIAAEEAINMSKLDLNIVDKDRFGVIVSSGIGGLETIENENEKLLSKGPNRVSPMMIPMIISNMAAGNIAIKYGAKGICTSIVTACATGTNSIGEAFRAIKYNNADIMITGGSEASITPLAIAGFANLTALNTTEDKERASIPFDKERNGFVMGEGAGVLILESLEHAKKRDAKIYGEIIGYGANCDAYHITSPSPDGAGAAKCMALAIKEGKINKDEVSYINAHGTSTPYNDKFETTAIKKLFGHKSYKIPINSTKSMVGHLLGAAGAVESIVCIKSLEEGFIHPTIGLKVPDEECDLDYVSLKGRKVNIKYALSNSLGFGGHNATLLFKKWEGR from the coding sequence ATGTCTAATAGAGTTGTGGTAACTGGAATGGGAGCAATAACCCCTATAGGTAACAATGTTGAAGAATTTTGGGATTCTGCAAAGATAGGCAAATGTGGTATAGATAAAATAACCCATTTTTCATTGGATAAACATAAGGTATCTTTAGCTGGTGAGATTAAAAATTTAGATTTAGAAAAATATATGGATAGAAGAGATGCTAAAAGAATGGATAGATATTGTAAGCTTGCCATGATTGCAGCAGAAGAAGCTATTAATATGTCTAAACTAGATTTAAATATTGTAGACAAGGATAGGTTTGGGGTAATTGTAAGTTCAGGTATTGGAGGGCTTGAAACCATAGAAAATGAAAATGAAAAGCTTTTGAGTAAAGGGCCTAACAGAGTTTCTCCAATGATGATACCCATGATAATATCCAATATGGCAGCTGGAAATATAGCTATAAAATATGGAGCAAAGGGAATATGCACTAGTATAGTTACTGCTTGTGCTACGGGGACAAATTCAATTGGAGAGGCCTTTAGAGCTATAAAATATAATAATGCAGATATTATGATAACAGGTGGATCAGAAGCATCTATAACACCTTTAGCTATTGCAGGGTTTGCCAATTTAACAGCACTAAATACAACTGAAGATAAGGAAAGAGCATCAATTCCTTTTGATAAAGAAAGAAATGGATTTGTTATGGGAGAAGGAGCAGGAGTTCTAATATTGGAATCATTGGAACATGCTAAAAAAAGAGATGCCAAGATATACGGGGAAATAATAGGATATGGAGCTAATTGTGATGCTTATCATATAACATCTCCAAGTCCTGATGGAGCTGGTGCAGCAAAATGTATGGCTCTTGCAATAAAAGAAGGAAAGATAAATAAAGATGAAGTTTCGTATATAAATGCACATGGTACAAGTACACCATATAATGATAAATTTGAGACTACAGCAATAAAAAAGCTTTTTGGACATAAGTCCTATAAAATACCAATAAACTCTACAAAGTCTATGGTAGGACATCTACTAGGAGCTGCAGGGGCTGTTGAGAGTATAGTTTGTATTAAATCTTTAGAAGAAGGATTCATACATCCAACTATAGGACTTAAAGTTCCAGATGAAGAATGTGATTTAGATTATGTATCATTAAAAGGAAGAAAAGTTAATATTAAATATGCATTATCTAATTCTTTAGGTTTCGGAGGACATAATGCAACATTATTATTTAAAAAGTGGGAAGGTAGGTAA
- a CDS encoding ATP-binding protein — protein sequence MIRKYKEEIAKIYEILQEKSKSELKSRKDEIEKVLPEVISIEKKIAKLCIDVSINTLKQMDNRDNYLHELKNTITDLKMKKSELLVEKGYPMDYLNLHFQCSKCNDTGFIGATRCDCYKKHLADIYYKNSDLRDSLSENNFKSFNLNLYRDNRGNNEPESPRQNMRKIFSKATNFINTFYSTGENLFFYGGSGTGKTFLSYCIAKELLDKGYLVIYKTADELIKNLNEIRFHGNKELEESILNCDLLIIDDLGTEHKTDISRSELFNLINKKLLKNKSMLISSNYQLEYLMENYSERITSRLLGNFTICKFYGEDIRIRNNLTKLID from the coding sequence ATGATTAGAAAATATAAAGAAGAAATTGCAAAGATCTATGAAATTCTTCAAGAAAAATCTAAATCTGAACTTAAAAGTAGAAAGGATGAAATAGAAAAAGTTCTTCCAGAAGTTATATCTATAGAAAAGAAAATTGCAAAACTTTGTATAGATGTATCTATAAATACTTTAAAACAGATGGATAATAGAGATAATTACTTACACGAATTAAAAAATACTATTACAGATCTTAAAATGAAAAAATCTGAACTCCTAGTTGAAAAAGGTTATCCTATGGACTACTTAAATCTACATTTTCAATGTAGCAAATGCAATGATACTGGATTTATAGGAGCTACTAGATGTGATTGTTATAAAAAACACCTAGCAGATATATACTATAAAAATTCTGACTTAAGGGATTCTCTTAGTGAAAATAATTTTAAAAGTTTTAATTTAAATTTGTATAGGGATAATAGAGGTAATAATGAACCTGAATCCCCTAGGCAGAATATGAGAAAAATATTTTCGAAGGCAACTAACTTTATAAATACATTTTATTCAACTGGGGAAAATTTATTCTTCTATGGTGGTTCTGGGACAGGAAAGACGTTCCTTTCTTATTGTATAGCGAAGGAGCTTTTAGACAAAGGTTATCTTGTAATATATAAAACTGCCGATGAATTAATAAAAAATTTAAATGAAATTAGATTTCATGGCAATAAAGAGTTAGAAGAATCTATTCTAAATTGTGACTTACTTATAATCGATGATTTAGGCACAGAACATAAAACTGATATAAGTAGATCCGAATTATTTAATTTAATTAATAAAAAGCTGTTAAAAAATAAGAGCATGCTTATATCTTCAAATTATCAACTGGAATACTTAATGGAAAATTATTCCGAGAGGATAACATCAAGACTATTAGGAAACTTCACCATATGTAAGTTTTACGGTGAAGATATTAGGATAAGGAATAATTTAACAAAATTAATAGATTAA
- a CDS encoding MarR family winged helix-turn-helix transcriptional regulator, translating into MSKSINILNELLVQNFNDILLIEQNAIKEGNLKDLSITEIHTIDAVGMYSSRTMSEIASDLKITVGTLTIAINNLVKKGYVERMRSDTDRRVVLIELTRKGKLAYRVHQKFHSDMIKATIEGLTEEEEKVLINSLEKLNNFFRENYNLD; encoded by the coding sequence TTGAGTAAGTCCATTAATATATTAAACGAATTATTAGTTCAAAACTTTAACGACATATTATTAATAGAACAGAATGCAATAAAAGAGGGAAATCTAAAGGATTTATCCATAACAGAAATACACACTATAGATGCCGTAGGAATGTATAGTAGTCGTACCATGAGTGAAATAGCAAGTGATTTAAAAATAACAGTAGGAACTTTAACTATAGCTATAAATAACCTTGTTAAAAAGGGTTATGTAGAGAGAATGAGAAGTGATACTGATAGAAGAGTGGTATTAATAGAACTTACTAGAAAAGGAAAACTTGCTTATAGGGTCCACCAAAAGTTTCACTCAGATATGATAAAAGCTACTATAGAAGGCCTAACAGAAGAGGAAGAAAAAGTGTTAATTAATTCTTTAGAAAAACTAAATAACTTTTTTAGAGAAAATTATAACTTAGATTAA
- the fabD gene encoding ACP S-malonyltransferase codes for MANIAFVFPGQGSQYVGMGKEFYDNIKESQDIFHKANDVLRFNLSELCFKGSKEELDRTENTQPAILTVSIAILKALENKGITPKIAAGLSLGEYSALVCNGAISFEEAIALVSKRGKFMQEAVPYGVGSMAAIIGLKYDEVRSVIQEAKSKGFVDISNLNCPKQIVIGGEVQAIKEACKLALDMGAIKAIELPVSGPFHTKMLEPAAEKLELVLKHIKINKFKYPIITNVTGEEMDESRITEMLKQQVMKPVLWEKSIENMILKGIDTFVEIGPSKVLSGFVKRINRKVKVLSIEDLNGLEKAVSSL; via the coding sequence ATGGCCAATATAGCTTTTGTATTTCCTGGGCAAGGATCTCAATATGTTGGTATGGGAAAAGAGTTTTATGACAATATAAAAGAGAGTCAGGATATTTTTCATAAAGCCAATGATGTTTTAAGGTTTAATTTAAGTGAACTTTGCTTTAAAGGATCTAAAGAAGAACTGGATAGGACGGAGAATACTCAACCAGCCATATTAACCGTAAGTATAGCTATACTTAAAGCTTTAGAAAATAAAGGGATAACTCCAAAGATTGCTGCTGGATTGAGTCTTGGTGAATACTCTGCTCTTGTCTGTAATGGAGCTATTTCTTTTGAAGAAGCTATTGCTCTAGTTAGTAAAAGGGGGAAATTTATGCAAGAGGCTGTTCCATATGGAGTTGGCAGTATGGCAGCTATTATAGGACTTAAATATGATGAAGTTAGAAGTGTAATACAGGAAGCTAAGTCAAAAGGTTTTGTAGATATATCAAATTTAAATTGTCCAAAACAAATAGTAATAGGTGGAGAGGTTCAAGCTATTAAAGAAGCGTGTAAATTAGCTTTAGATATGGGGGCAATTAAAGCTATAGAACTACCTGTAAGTGGACCCTTTCATACAAAAATGTTAGAGCCAGCAGCAGAGAAGTTGGAGTTAGTACTTAAACATATAAAAATAAACAAATTCAAATATCCTATAATCACTAATGTTACTGGAGAAGAGATGGATGAGAGTAGAATTACAGAAATGTTAAAACAACAAGTTATGAAGCCTGTTTTGTGGGAGAAATCTATTGAGAATATGATTTTAAAAGGTATAGATACATTTGTTGAAATAGGTCCATCCAAGGTGTTAAGTGGGTTTGTTAAGAGGATAAATAGAAAGGTTAAAGTACTTAGCATAGAGGATTTAAATGGCTTAGAGAAAGCTGTGAGTTCTCTTTAA
- a CDS encoding DnaD domain protein has protein sequence MNTFMFNNKNNKFTFVSNIFIEKYMPKARGEYVKIYLLGLKYALSGEVGASSSIIASSLNLLESEVLNAWTFWNDEGVVKLTPVDNSGNYSIEFLDLNNCEDDTKINLLEELYDNSIKEMLQDIEKFLGRPLSSKEMTMYLSWQKDFNFSPELILILIQYCVSKGKTDYRYIEKIAIVWHDKNIRSIDDAQIFIKQHEDRWIKIKKILTYLGMQNSEVMKPQEQLITKWINTYKFPIEVIYNACDICFQRINKADFKYIDGILNSWFKDGVKSIEDIEKNRKKSPKYYKGKTVSKGSFGNYEQRNYDFNDLEKKLLGWDRND, from the coding sequence ATGAATACCTTTATGTTTAATAATAAAAACAATAAATTCACTTTTGTTAGTAATATATTTATTGAAAAATATATGCCAAAAGCAAGGGGTGAATACGTTAAAATATATCTACTGGGATTAAAATATGCACTAAGTGGGGAAGTTGGTGCTTCTTCTTCTATTATAGCTAGTAGTTTAAACTTATTAGAATCAGAAGTTTTAAATGCTTGGACATTCTGGAATGATGAAGGAGTTGTAAAACTAACGCCTGTAGATAATAGTGGTAACTACTCTATAGAATTCTTAGATTTAAATAATTGTGAGGATGATACTAAGATCAATTTATTAGAAGAGTTATATGATAATTCTATAAAAGAAATGCTCCAGGACATAGAAAAATTTTTAGGTCGTCCCCTTTCATCTAAAGAAATGACCATGTATTTAAGTTGGCAAAAAGACTTTAACTTTTCTCCTGAGCTAATACTAATACTTATACAGTATTGTGTTTCAAAGGGAAAGACTGATTACAGATATATAGAAAAAATAGCTATAGTTTGGCATGATAAAAATATAAGGTCTATAGATGATGCTCAAATATTTATTAAACAACACGAAGATAGATGGATTAAAATTAAAAAAATACTTACATATCTAGGAATGCAAAACTCCGAAGTTATGAAACCACAAGAACAATTAATCACAAAGTGGATAAATACATATAAATTCCCTATTGAAGTTATCTATAACGCTTGTGATATATGCTTTCAACGAATAAACAAAGCTGATTTTAAATATATAGATGGGATTTTAAATAGTTGGTTTAAAGATGGTGTTAAATCTATAGAAGATATTGAAAAAAACAGAAAAAAATCTCCTAAATACTATAAAGGTAAGACTGTTTCAAAAGGAAGTTTTGGAAACTATGAACAGAGAAATTATGATTTTAATGATTTAGAGAAAAAATTACTAGGATGGGATAGGAATGATTAG
- a CDS encoding acetyl-CoA carboxylase biotin carboxylase subunit, protein MFKKVLIANRGEIAVRVIRACRELGIRTVAVYSKIDEDAIHTQLADEAVCIGSARAKDSYLNVKNILSAAVLTGSEAIHPGFGFLSENSKFAGMCRECNIKFIGPDPETIELMGNKSKAKNTIEKAGVAVIKGSKGAVKSPEEGLNIAKNIGFPVMIKASAGGGGKGIRIVKEENKFLKEFSTASTEARAAFGDDSMYIEKFIENPRHVEIQILGDNYGNIIYLGERDCSVQRRNQKILEEAPCTAITEEIRKRMGEAAVNGAKVVGYKNAGTIEFLLDNKGEFYFMEMNTRIQVEHPITEMITGVDLVKEQIKIANGENLSIRQEDIVIKGHAIECRINAEDPERGFMPSPGKVNIIHLPGGMGVRLDSAIYQGYKIPPNYDSMIGKLIVHADNREEAIKKMKRALGEFIIEGVKSNIEFHHKILNNSNFEKSNIDTSFINKEFGI, encoded by the coding sequence ATGTTTAAAAAAGTTTTAATTGCAAATAGAGGAGAAATTGCTGTTAGGGTTATAAGGGCCTGTAGAGAATTAGGAATTAGAACAGTAGCAGTTTATTCTAAAATTGATGAAGATGCTATTCACACACAACTTGCAGATGAAGCTGTATGTATTGGATCAGCTAGAGCGAAAGATAGTTATTTAAATGTAAAGAACATACTTAGCGCTGCTGTACTTACAGGATCAGAAGCTATTCACCCTGGATTCGGTTTTTTATCTGAAAATAGTAAGTTTGCAGGTATGTGCAGAGAATGTAATATAAAATTTATAGGTCCAGATCCAGAGACTATAGAATTAATGGGAAATAAGTCTAAAGCAAAAAACACTATAGAGAAGGCTGGAGTAGCAGTAATCAAAGGGTCTAAAGGAGCAGTTAAAAGTCCAGAAGAAGGTTTAAATATTGCAAAGAATATAGGATTTCCTGTAATGATAAAAGCATCAGCAGGTGGTGGAGGAAAGGGTATAAGAATAGTTAAAGAAGAAAATAAGTTTTTAAAAGAGTTTTCTACAGCAAGTACAGAAGCTAGGGCAGCTTTTGGAGATGATAGTATGTATATAGAAAAGTTCATAGAAAACCCTCGCCATGTAGAAATTCAAATTTTAGGTGATAATTATGGAAATATAATATATTTGGGTGAAAGAGATTGTTCAGTTCAAAGGAGAAATCAAAAAATATTAGAAGAGGCACCTTGCACTGCAATAACTGAAGAAATAAGAAAAAGGATGGGAGAAGCGGCGGTAAACGGCGCTAAAGTAGTAGGATATAAAAATGCAGGTACTATTGAATTTTTGTTAGATAATAAAGGTGAATTCTATTTTATGGAGATGAATACAAGAATTCAAGTGGAACATCCCATAACTGAAATGATAACAGGTGTAGATCTAGTTAAAGAACAGATAAAAATAGCTAATGGGGAAAACCTTAGTATAAGACAAGAAGATATAGTGATTAAAGGCCATGCAATAGAATGTCGTATAAATGCAGAAGACCCAGAAAGAGGTTTTATGCCATCTCCAGGAAAAGTTAATATAATACACCTACCTGGTGGAATGGGTGTTAGATTAGATAGTGCCATATACCAAGGTTATAAAATACCACCGAATTATGATTCGATGATAGGAAAATTAATTGTTCATGCAGATAATAGGGAAGAGGCCATAAAAAAGATGAAGAGAGCCTTAGGAGAATTTATAATTGAAGGGGTAAAGAGCAATATAGAATTTCACCATAAAATATTAAATAATAGTAATTTTGAGAAATCAAATATAGATACAAGTTTTATAAATAAAGAATTCGGAATATAA
- the fabZ gene encoding 3-hydroxyacyl-ACP dehydratase FabZ: MDIKEIKEIIPHRYPFLLIDRIEELEEGKSAKGYKNVSINDYFFQGHFPDEPVMPGVLIIEALAQVGAIALLILPEFKGRIAYFGGINKARFKRKVIPGDKLILEVEIIKRRGSLGVGAARALVDGEVVATAELTFAVGE, from the coding sequence GTGGATATAAAAGAAATAAAGGAAATTATTCCTCATAGATATCCCTTTTTACTCATAGATAGAATTGAAGAATTAGAAGAGGGGAAGAGTGCTAAAGGTTATAAAAATGTTAGTATAAATGATTATTTCTTTCAAGGACATTTCCCAGATGAGCCTGTAATGCCTGGAGTGTTAATAATAGAGGCATTAGCACAAGTAGGAGCTATAGCTCTTTTAATCTTACCCGAATTTAAGGGTAGAATAGCCTATTTTGGGGGTATAAATAAGGCTAGGTTCAAAAGAAAGGTTATACCTGGTGATAAGCTGATATTAGAGGTAGAGATAATTAAAAGAAGAGGATCCTTAGGAGTTGGTGCTGCAAGGGCATTAGTGGATGGAGAAGTAGTAGCTACTGCAGAACTAACCTTTGCTGTGGGGGAGTAA